A genome region from Methanococcoides burtonii DSM 6242 includes the following:
- a CDS encoding alpha/beta hydrolase: protein MAKNRSKKKDALKMKRILKSNNLVLVIGILLILSGLFGIIFNQDDEWSVTEEGLLSYPERDAIQYSIIDIDDSNSNYTVSTIEYTSRSRIVPSLLTIPRTTTDSQIPAIVVLPGAGVTKENEHGLSVILADMGYASIIIDQRDLGAIDLDSDIEMFKTGVESVQYLIIYDALKASDVLRDQPEIDASKVAMLGSSNGGRPAIIATALDDSLSGVIAISTCGYDSSAIDPAQVTDKLAYEFFRSIDPDNYLVEISPRPFVMLHSINDSVISYGSAQLTFKKAEEPKSFVTIDSTSHGYTGLMHPDLKEGLELIFE from the coding sequence ATGGCTAAGAACAGATCGAAGAAGAAAGACGCTTTGAAAATGAAAAGGATCCTGAAAAGCAATAACCTTGTATTGGTCATTGGCATACTCTTGATCCTCTCAGGTCTTTTCGGGATAATATTTAACCAAGATGATGAGTGGTCAGTTACTGAAGAGGGCCTGCTCTCGTATCCGGAACGTGATGCTATCCAATATTCTATTATTGATATCGACGACTCTAATTCGAACTACACTGTCAGCACAATCGAATATACGAGCAGGAGCAGAATTGTTCCTTCACTTTTGACAATTCCAAGAACAACAACCGATTCGCAGATTCCGGCTATAGTTGTACTTCCGGGTGCTGGAGTCACAAAAGAGAACGAACATGGTCTATCAGTAATACTTGCTGATATGGGCTATGCCTCGATCATAATTGACCAGCGGGATCTTGGGGCAATTGATCTCGACTCGGATATTGAGATGTTCAAGACAGGTGTTGAGTCGGTTCAGTACCTCATAATCTATGATGCTTTAAAAGCTTCTGATGTGCTGAGGGATCAGCCGGAGATAGATGCATCAAAGGTAGCAATGCTGGGTTCAAGCAATGGAGGCAGACCTGCCATTATCGCAACAGCACTTGATGATTCCCTTTCCGGAGTTATCGCCATCAGCACCTGTGGATACGATTCTTCTGCTATTGATCCTGCTCAGGTTACCGATAAATTAGCTTACGAATTCTTCAGGTCGATAGACCCCGACAATTACCTTGTGGAAATATCACCACGTCCATTTGTGATGCTGCATTCAATTAATGACAGTGTGATCTCTTATGGTTCAGCACAGTTAACATTTAAAAAAGCAGAAGAACCTAAGTCATTTGTAACCATTGACAGCACAAGTCACGGTTATACCGGTCTGATGCATCCGGATCTTAAAGAAGGACTTGAACTGATATTTGAATAA
- a CDS encoding pentapeptide repeat-containing protein, whose product MEYQNKEFESQTFKDIDLSGISFKNSKFIDCVFEECNLSNVDLDNTRFQDTKFKNSKILGFDLTKCNDFILTVGFEDSFISLSVFSHLNLENTNFSNCQIYDCDLVNTNLTNANFENSDLKNSLFQKTNLSFASFKNAKNYDIDPNNNFLRKTIFSVPEVISLLNGFDIELD is encoded by the coding sequence ATGGAATATCAGAACAAAGAATTTGAATCTCAAACTTTTAAGGATATTGACCTTTCTGGCATATCTTTTAAAAATTCAAAGTTCATCGATTGTGTTTTTGAGGAATGCAATTTATCAAATGTAGATCTGGATAACACAAGATTCCAGGACACTAAATTTAAGAACTCTAAGATCCTTGGATTTGACCTTACGAAATGTAATGACTTCATTCTCACTGTTGGATTTGAAGACTCATTTATTTCCCTCTCAGTGTTCTCTCATCTGAATTTAGAAAACACGAATTTCAGTAATTGTCAGATATATGACTGTGATCTTGTAAATACCAACCTGACAAATGCGAATTTTGAAAATTCGGATCTTAAGAACAGTCTTTTTCAAAAAACGAACTTAAGTTTTGCATCGTTCAAGAATGCAAAGAACTATGATATAGACCCAAATAATAATTTCTTAAGGAAAACAATATTTTCTGTTCCTGAGGTGATTTCTCTTTTGAATGGATTTGATATTGAATTGGATTGA
- a CDS encoding IS66-like element ISMbu5 family transposase, which yields MNTKRKEILAVYEQGPEAVVTLVTTLYDIIAEQQRIIELQAARITELEERVKKLEEQLKKNSRNSSKPPSTDVFINEKPKTKSRRKKSGKKPGGQKDHPGTTLRMVDVPDEVIIHKVHKCSNCERSLEDIEVKDHEKRQVFDIPPIKLQVTEHRAEIKSCPHCGCKNKATFSEKVKQPTQYGLRLASLAVYLHDYQLLPYERSCELRADVCGCEISPATLARAEKTCFEKLEDFEQQIKNFLIESPVINCDETGMRIEGKRQWLHVASTNKMTCYYPHQKRGSEAMNVMGILPNFNGTVVHDFWKSYYKYDCDHSICNAHLLRELTSVSENDDQLWSKAMNILLIDVKKSVDQIREMSGCMKPERIKEFEDWYGQIIHIGIEENPQLQAKSKKRGRTKQTTAKNLLDRFIGYKNDILRFMHDLKVPFENNLAERDVRMMKVQQKISGTFRSMQGALIFSRVRSYISTVKKNQVPVMDAIRNAIAGMPFIPTIV from the coding sequence ATGAACACGAAACGCAAAGAAATCCTAGCAGTTTATGAACAAGGTCCCGAAGCAGTTGTCACTCTTGTCACTACATTGTACGACATCATTGCTGAACAACAAAGGATCATAGAACTACAAGCTGCCAGAATAACCGAACTCGAAGAACGAGTTAAAAAATTGGAAGAGCAACTCAAAAAAAACAGCCGAAACAGCAGTAAACCACCTTCAACTGATGTTTTTATTAATGAGAAACCAAAAACAAAAAGCAGACGAAAAAAGAGTGGAAAGAAACCAGGTGGTCAGAAAGACCATCCTGGAACTACTCTCAGAATGGTAGATGTTCCTGACGAAGTTATAATTCACAAAGTACACAAATGTAGCAATTGTGAAAGATCGCTTGAAGATATAGAAGTTAAAGATCATGAAAAAAGGCAAGTATTTGACATACCTCCCATTAAGCTTCAAGTAACAGAACATCGTGCTGAAATCAAGTCCTGTCCTCACTGCGGTTGCAAGAACAAAGCTACTTTTTCAGAAAAGGTTAAACAACCCACGCAATATGGCTTACGTCTTGCATCATTAGCAGTCTACTTACATGATTATCAATTACTTCCTTATGAACGCAGCTGTGAATTGCGAGCTGATGTTTGTGGATGTGAAATAAGTCCCGCTACTTTGGCCAGGGCAGAAAAGACATGTTTTGAAAAACTTGAAGATTTCGAACAGCAGATCAAGAACTTCTTAATAGAATCTCCTGTGATAAATTGTGATGAAACTGGTATGAGGATAGAAGGAAAACGACAGTGGTTACATGTTGCTTCTACAAACAAAATGACATGTTATTATCCTCATCAAAAAAGAGGCTCTGAAGCAATGAATGTGATGGGAATCTTACCAAATTTTAATGGTACAGTAGTTCATGATTTCTGGAAATCATATTACAAATATGATTGTGATCATTCGATCTGTAATGCTCATCTATTGCGAGAATTAACAAGTGTAAGCGAGAACGATGATCAATTGTGGTCAAAAGCTATGAATATTCTACTTATTGATGTCAAAAAGTCAGTTGACCAGATCCGAGAAATGTCTGGTTGTATGAAACCAGAGAGAATTAAAGAGTTTGAAGATTGGTACGGCCAGATTATTCATATTGGGATAGAAGAAAATCCTCAACTTCAAGCCAAATCAAAGAAGCGAGGAAGAACTAAACAAACCACAGCAAAAAATCTGCTGGATCGGTTTATTGGTTATAAAAATGATATTCTCAGGTTTATGCATGATCTAAAAGTTCCATTTGAGAATAATCTTGCAGAAAGGGATGTGAGAATGATGAAAGTACAGCAGAAGATATCGGGTACATTCCGAAGTATGCAAGGAGCATTAATTTTCTCGCGGGTAAGAAGTTACATTTCTACTGTTAAGAAGAATCAGGTTCCTGTGATGGATGCAATTCGAAATGCAATTGCTGGAATGCCATTTATTCCAACAATTGTTTGA
- a CDS encoding cobaltochelatase subunit CobN produces MKNKDTIYKKIKFILTALMLLIFLCGMPAAASSYELVANTTSDENGNFVFEGVPNGDYSIASMNYLYSAMAKEDMWFCNTSNINIESSDIVIDPIINRLDTSVNVDKVLGMLEKNEISGTTFKEGRKSNALINATSLVLISDTGEYIANTTSDQNGSFCFTDIPNGNYNIAALNYLYSSMSKKDIWYTNTTSLELTSSDIIIDPVISSTDETVDVDAVLGLLERNAISGTTFKKGRKSNTPINDTTLVLISDTGEYVANTTSDQNGSFCFTDIPNGNYNIAALSYLYSSMSKKDIWYTNTTSLELTSSDIIISPVISSTDETIDVDAVLGLLDRSEISGFTLQKGRRLNTPVNDTIVILLKEKNGLLVPTANFSINNASGNCPLTVEFTDLSENATSWHWDFGDGSNSTDQKPIHVYDSVGSFCVKLTASNAQNSDIERKIDLVTSYLPEENKTKSMLFLVLGAEETYMTKQAVKDMGMEDYVDVYGSYRENRVEIFYSPFEENISMEKYDVVFVSWKGGMSFLGTNLKPQICEMINESKTGTFVYDQNFDLDELSTIEYINHTEHPYLEDYWMEQYDNNIIRLITYLSVVDLSAPFTEYNGMIRIEEPSITPTNGIVHPDAGYEIFDDLVSYLEWYCEDDGKHHIYNPENYTVGITFFEGHDGDLCDGVTEALINELESRGINVIPTFRPAVIYELDDAEIYFKADNEWKADAFIDVGMGVSSMSSFVWQNEALQEMGVPVINGIQYQGTIEEWENSVSGQDGRFQYQIPIMEIGGEIESIVIGGKEYDEDMEAWTFQPIDYQMKWMVDRTVGWIDLQHIKNKDKRVAIIYYNHGKQGAMVAANLDVAPSIPNMLTAMKGDGYDLDGKDINRSEFIELVLQQGRNVGVWAPGELNYMVENYDVELLPVETYLEWFEDIEPAARQSVIGTWGEAPGKGMVYENESGKYFVFPKIEVGNVLIAPQPPRGLTINDTMLYHDQSVPPSHNYIAFYLWLNKEQNEGGFDTDAVVHFGRHGSEEWLQGKGVGLSVKECWPALLIQDMPVIYLYDVGGIGEGITAKRRGNAVMVDHLTAPVINSGLYGNLTQLHDAMHNYEEAEGSLKQEYKRSIINYYEDLNLEHELGNSSDDLSAMENETFENFVLHGPVHDYLHEIASSYMPYGLHILGEDMSEEGLTAMVKSMLGNDFRKHVNATGLCEDPDMLSPAHSPNVLDEILTKVLINGTEPMDVVIDQFNIDYTYGHYYSTVLSNTSGSYDAEFVKDGKYTIYAFKEVSDGWITGKDYTTIQNGETIGNIGITLSKNATGTTDSELEYVLNMLNDVPSIGSGAGVISGQTRYPGMDGSIKARINSTVVLQRDGKAIDMCVTGDDANYTFTDIPNGEYVIASIYQSMISGSWYFDSENIEITENGSSNVILEMEKDNTNAQAIISLLGEVSGTTIMNGSLVAEDGCNVVIITRLTDVQLTVANDLYAALDYSNALKECKDAEINGMIDALNGKYIPPALGDDPTRSPDEVLPTGKNFYAFNPNIVPTKESWEVGKQLVDDFLNEWKDGHDGQYPEKVGFVLWSSESMRHKGVMEAEVMYLLGVEPDYSSSGKVEGVKLIPEDELGRPRIDVLVTMTGVYRDNWKWQVQLMDRAVRLAADAESNAYPNYVNEHSEAIYDALMETENYTPSEARGLSMCRLFGPDDGSWGIGGLTNSVDASGTWTEEEKLANLYINSMSYAYGDKIWAFKDTEVFKKALADTDAVLFSRSGNSGRGSSSVIFDHTYEFFGGFGMAVRHVSGDTPDMFIVNLKDPAQAMTETLGAFLSRDLRSTYWNPTWIEGMMEHGYVGASEIDRMLEDFWGLNVMLPDEINNDMWNEFYNIYENDKYELGLDEWFQSENSWAKQSMEARMIEAIRKGYWDAPDEVLKTLAQKYQESVVENGVSCCHHTCGNPLLHEYVKGLASVTGYTDVVDAATKTTTLSEVTETRSKSGSGTKTEAKIVDTSTGNQTQSMDGGVGSDMTNDPKAKQSVDDNYVEGYEMTKEKNIDTEPSSSGFSGADMLGTAIVFLVVGIIFYGFRRRGF; encoded by the coding sequence ATGAAAAATAAAGATACGATATATAAAAAAATCAAATTTATATTAACAGCATTGATGCTTTTGATATTCCTTTGTGGAATGCCGGCAGCAGCTTCTTCCTATGAACTTGTTGCAAACACGACCAGTGATGAGAACGGAAATTTTGTTTTTGAAGGCGTTCCGAATGGAGATTATTCTATTGCTTCTATGAACTACCTATATTCTGCAATGGCTAAAGAGGATATGTGGTTCTGCAACACAAGCAACATAAATATTGAAAGTTCTGATATTGTCATTGATCCAATAATAAACAGACTCGACACTTCAGTAAATGTTGACAAAGTTCTTGGGATGCTTGAAAAAAATGAAATTTCAGGCACTACATTTAAGGAAGGAAGAAAAAGCAATGCTCTCATCAATGCTACTAGCCTTGTTTTAATTTCAGACACGGGAGAATATATTGCAAACACAACCAGTGACCAAAACGGTAGTTTTTGTTTTACAGACATCCCAAATGGGAATTACAATATTGCAGCCCTCAACTATCTTTATTCATCGATGAGCAAAAAAGACATATGGTACACTAATACAACCTCCCTGGAACTAACAAGTTCTGATATTATCATAGACCCTGTGATCAGCAGTACCGATGAAACAGTAGATGTTGATGCAGTTCTTGGACTGCTTGAGAGAAATGCTATCTCAGGTACTACATTTAAAAAAGGAAGAAAAAGCAATACTCCTATCAATGATACCACCCTCGTTTTAATTTCAGACACAGGAGAATATGTTGCAAACACAACCAGTGACCAAAACGGTAGTTTTTGTTTTACAGACATCCCAAATGGGAATTACAATATTGCAGCCCTCAGTTATCTTTATTCATCGATGAGCAAAAAAGACATATGGTACACTAATACAACCTCCCTAGAACTGACAAGCTCTGATATTATCATAAGCCCTGTGATCAGCAGTACAGATGAAACAATAGATGTTGATGCAGTTCTTGGACTTCTTGACAGAAGCGAGATATCAGGATTTACTCTTCAAAAAGGAAGAAGGTTAAATACTCCTGTAAATGACACAATTGTTATCCTGTTAAAAGAGAAAAATGGTTTACTAGTACCAACTGCTAATTTTTCGATAAACAATGCATCTGGCAATTGTCCGTTGACAGTTGAATTCACCGATCTGTCTGAAAATGCTACTTCATGGCACTGGGATTTCGGTGACGGCTCCAATTCAACAGACCAAAAACCCATACATGTCTATGATAGCGTTGGATCATTTTGTGTAAAACTTACTGCAAGTAATGCTCAAAATAGTGATATTGAGAGGAAGATCGATCTTGTAACCAGTTATTTGCCAGAGGAAAATAAAACAAAAAGTATGTTATTCCTTGTTCTTGGTGCTGAAGAAACGTACATGACAAAGCAAGCTGTCAAAGATATGGGAATGGAAGACTATGTCGATGTTTATGGCAGTTATCGTGAGAACAGGGTGGAAATATTCTACTCACCATTTGAAGAAAATATCAGCATGGAAAAGTATGATGTAGTTTTCGTTAGCTGGAAAGGTGGTATGAGTTTCTTAGGCACAAACCTCAAACCTCAGATATGTGAAATGATCAATGAGTCCAAAACAGGGACATTCGTATATGACCAGAACTTTGACCTTGATGAACTCAGCACTATAGAATACATTAACCATACAGAACATCCATATCTTGAAGATTACTGGATGGAACAATATGACAATAACATCATTCGCTTGATAACATATCTATCAGTAGTTGATCTCTCAGCCCCGTTCACAGAATATAATGGAATGATCAGGATCGAAGAACCATCGATAACACCAACCAATGGTATTGTTCACCCTGATGCAGGTTATGAAATATTCGATGACCTGGTATCTTATCTTGAATGGTACTGCGAGGATGATGGAAAACACCATATCTATAACCCTGAGAACTATACTGTCGGTATAACCTTCTTTGAAGGACATGATGGTGATCTGTGTGACGGCGTTACCGAAGCACTCATCAATGAACTTGAATCAAGAGGAATAAATGTAATACCAACATTCCGCCCAGCCGTCATTTACGAGCTGGATGATGCTGAAATCTACTTCAAAGCAGATAATGAATGGAAAGCTGATGCATTCATTGATGTTGGTATGGGTGTTTCAAGTATGTCCTCTTTCGTATGGCAGAACGAAGCACTTCAGGAAATGGGAGTACCTGTGATCAATGGTATCCAATATCAGGGCACTATCGAAGAATGGGAGAATTCTGTAAGTGGCCAGGATGGAAGATTCCAATATCAGATCCCGATCATGGAGATCGGTGGTGAGATCGAGTCCATTGTAATCGGAGGTAAAGAATATGATGAAGATATGGAAGCCTGGACTTTCCAACCGATCGATTATCAAATGAAATGGATGGTAGACCGTACAGTTGGCTGGATCGATCTTCAACACATCAAGAACAAAGACAAGAGAGTTGCCATAATTTATTACAACCATGGTAAACAGGGTGCTATGGTAGCTGCAAATCTTGATGTTGCACCAAGCATACCTAACATGCTGACTGCAATGAAAGGGGACGGCTATGATCTGGACGGAAAAGACATCAATCGATCTGAATTTATTGAACTTGTACTTCAACAGGGCAGAAATGTTGGAGTTTGGGCCCCTGGTGAATTAAATTACATGGTCGAGAACTATGATGTTGAACTTTTACCTGTGGAAACATATCTTGAATGGTTCGAAGATATAGAACCTGCTGCACGCCAGAGTGTAATTGGCACATGGGGCGAAGCTCCTGGAAAGGGTATGGTCTATGAGAACGAATCAGGTAAATACTTTGTATTCCCGAAGATCGAAGTTGGAAACGTGCTCATTGCACCACAACCTCCAAGAGGTCTTACGATCAACGATACAATGCTCTATCACGACCAGTCAGTCCCACCATCACACAATTACATTGCATTTTATCTTTGGTTGAACAAAGAACAAAATGAAGGTGGTTTTGACACAGATGCAGTTGTCCATTTCGGAAGACACGGTTCCGAGGAATGGTTGCAGGGTAAAGGAGTAGGACTTTCTGTTAAAGAATGCTGGCCAGCTCTCCTTATTCAGGATATGCCTGTGATCTACCTATATGATGTTGGCGGTATCGGAGAAGGTATTACTGCAAAAAGAAGAGGTAATGCCGTCATGGTGGACCATCTTACTGCACCAGTAATTAATTCAGGATTATACGGAAACTTAACACAGCTTCACGATGCAATGCATAATTATGAAGAAGCGGAAGGTTCTCTAAAACAGGAATACAAAAGATCAATAATTAACTATTACGAAGATCTTAATCTTGAACATGAACTTGGAAATTCATCAGATGATCTCTCTGCAATGGAAAATGAAACGTTCGAGAATTTCGTATTACATGGACCTGTTCATGATTATCTGCATGAGATAGCATCTTCATACATGCCTTACGGCCTTCACATACTTGGCGAGGACATGAGCGAAGAAGGACTTACTGCAATGGTCAAGTCAATGCTCGGAAATGACTTTAGGAAGCATGTTAATGCAACCGGTCTCTGTGAAGATCCCGATATGTTGAGCCCTGCTCATTCGCCGAATGTTCTGGATGAAATACTAACAAAGGTTCTGATCAATGGAACTGAACCAATGGACGTTGTTATCGATCAATTTAATATAGACTACACATATGGACATTATTACTCAACTGTTCTTTCCAATACATCAGGATCTTATGATGCTGAATTTGTGAAAGATGGTAAATATACTATCTATGCGTTCAAAGAAGTTTCAGATGGATGGATAACCGGAAAAGACTATACAACTATTCAGAATGGAGAAACTATTGGTAATATCGGCATAACACTTTCAAAGAATGCAACAGGAACAACAGACTCAGAACTTGAATATGTTCTGAATATGCTTAATGATGTGCCTTCAATTGGAAGTGGGGCTGGTGTAATCTCTGGACAAACCCGTTATCCGGGAATGGATGGAAGTATCAAAGCCAGAATAAATTCCACGGTGGTCTTACAAAGAGATGGTAAGGCTATAGATATGTGTGTCACTGGTGATGATGCAAACTATACTTTTACAGATATTCCTAATGGTGAATATGTAATAGCTTCTATCTATCAAAGTATGATCAGTGGAAGCTGGTACTTTGATTCTGAGAACATAGAGATAACTGAGAATGGATCAAGTAATGTCATACTGGAAATGGAAAAGGACAATACTAATGCTCAGGCTATTATTTCACTACTTGGAGAAGTTTCCGGTACAACGATCATGAATGGATCATTAGTAGCTGAAGACGGATGTAATGTTGTTATTATAACACGTCTTACTGATGTTCAATTAACTGTTGCTAACGATCTTTATGCTGCACTGGACTATTCTAATGCATTAAAGGAGTGTAAAGATGCTGAGATCAATGGTATGATCGATGCACTTAATGGTAAATACATTCCACCGGCATTAGGTGATGATCCTACAAGAAGTCCCGATGAAGTATTGCCTACAGGAAAGAACTTCTACGCATTTAACCCGAATATAGTCCCTACAAAAGAATCATGGGAAGTAGGAAAACAACTTGTTGATGACTTCCTGAATGAATGGAAGGATGGTCATGATGGACAATACCCTGAAAAAGTTGGGTTTGTATTATGGTCTTCCGAATCCATGAGACACAAGGGCGTCATGGAAGCTGAAGTGATGTATCTGCTAGGCGTAGAACCCGACTATAGCTCATCCGGTAAAGTTGAGGGAGTAAAGCTCATTCCTGAAGATGAACTTGGAAGACCCAGGATCGATGTGTTAGTCACTATGACAGGAGTCTACCGCGATAACTGGAAATGGCAGGTTCAGCTTATGGACAGAGCAGTAAGACTTGCAGCAGATGCTGAAAGCAATGCCTATCCTAACTACGTCAACGAACATTCTGAGGCAATATATGATGCTCTAATGGAAACAGAGAACTACACTCCATCTGAAGCCAGAGGGCTTTCAATGTGTAGGCTATTTGGACCGGATGATGGAAGTTGGGGCATCGGTGGCCTAACCAATTCGGTAGATGCAAGTGGTACCTGGACAGAGGAGGAAAAGCTTGCGAACCTATACATCAATTCTATGAGTTACGCATATGGTGATAAGATCTGGGCTTTCAAGGATACGGAAGTCTTCAAAAAGGCACTTGCAGATACTGATGCTGTGTTGTTCAGCAGAAGTGGTAATTCCGGTCGTGGAAGTAGCAGTGTGATATTTGACCATACATACGAGTTCTTCGGCGGATTTGGAATGGCGGTCAGGCATGTTTCAGGCGATACTCCTGACATGTTCATTGTGAACCTGAAAGATCCAGCTCAGGCAATGACGGAAACACTTGGTGCTTTCCTTTCAAGGGACCTGCGTTCAACGTACTGGAATCCGACCTGGATCGAAGGTATGATGGAACATGGATATGTAGGAGCCAGTGAAATTGATCGGATGCTGGAAGATTTCTGGGGGCTTAATGTAATGCTGCCAGATGAAATAAATAATGATATGTGGAACGAGTTCTATAATATTTACGAAAATGATAAGTATGAACTTGGACTGGATGAATGGTTCCAATCTGAGAATAGCTGGGCAAAGCAATCAATGGAAGCAAGGATGATCGAAGCTATTCGCAAAGGATATTGGGATGCACCGGATGAAGTTCTGAAAACACTTGCTCAAAAGTATCAGGAGTCAGTTGTTGAAAATGGTGTTTCATGCTGTCATCACACCTGTGGGAATCCACTTTTGCATGAGTATGTTAAGGGACTTGCTTCCGTTACAGGATATACGGATGTTGTTGATGCTGCTACAAAAACGACTACCCTTTCCGAAGTAACTGAGACAAGATCAAAATCAGGAAGTGGAACGAAAACTGAAGCAAAGATTGTAGACACAAGCACCGGAAACCAGACACAATCAATGGATGGAGGTGTCGGTTCTGATATGACAAATGATCCAAAGGCAAAGCAGTCAGTGGATGATAACTATGTTGAAGGTTATGAGATGACAAAAGAGAAAAATATTGATACTGAACCTTCTTCCAGTGGTTTTTCAGGAGCTGATATGCTTGGAACGGCCATTGTATTCCTTGTAGTAGGAATCATATTCTATGGTTTCCGCAGAAGGGGGTTCTAA
- the acsC gene encoding acetyl-CoA decarbonylase/synthase complex subunit gamma, which produces MKINSPLEAYKFLPGTNCGECGETSCMAFASHLIDRSLKATDCTPLVNESKYKKKYDELVTLLAPEIREVVIGVGDNAISIGGDDVLHRHKLTFFNKTALAYDVWDTMEETDLVERVNKIQDFKKFYVGDYLTLDMIAVRSVSNDPEKFAATVKKVMETTEFPMILCSFEPAVLRAGLEVAAEKRPLLYAANKDNWQEVAALAQEFNVPVTVFAPNDLDLLKSMAKTFADNAIEDVVLDPGTFPTGKGLKTTLNNFLKIRRASINGDRDIAFPIMAVPFTAWMAHDDEVSASYWETVVASIFTIKYGDIMIMHSIEPYALMPQLHIRDTMYTDPRKPVTVDPAVYEIGSPTADSPLLVTTNFALTYYTVESDLSSNGVDCYLTAIDTDGIGVEAAVAGGQLTAAKIKKGLDDAGFDMEKLTHKVIVLPGLAARLQGDVEDETGAGVMIGPADSGRLPGWMEQNWPPQK; this is translated from the coding sequence ATGAAAATAAACAGCCCTCTTGAAGCATACAAGTTCCTTCCTGGAACTAACTGTGGTGAATGTGGTGAAACATCCTGCATGGCATTTGCTTCCCATCTTATCGACAGATCATTAAAAGCAACCGATTGTACACCTCTTGTCAATGAGAGCAAATACAAGAAGAAATATGATGAACTTGTAACTCTCCTTGCTCCTGAGATAAGGGAAGTTGTCATCGGTGTCGGAGATAACGCTATCAGTATCGGTGGAGACGATGTATTGCATCGTCATAAGCTTACTTTCTTCAACAAGACAGCTCTTGCCTATGATGTCTGGGACACCATGGAAGAGACTGACCTTGTTGAAAGAGTAAATAAGATACAGGATTTCAAGAAGTTCTATGTCGGTGATTACCTCACCCTTGACATGATAGCTGTCCGCAGTGTATCAAATGACCCTGAAAAGTTCGCAGCGACTGTAAAGAAGGTAATGGAGACCACTGAGTTCCCAATGATCCTCTGCTCGTTCGAGCCTGCTGTTCTAAGGGCAGGCCTTGAGGTTGCAGCTGAAAAAAGGCCGCTTCTTTATGCAGCTAACAAGGATAACTGGCAGGAAGTCGCAGCTCTGGCACAGGAATTCAATGTCCCTGTAACTGTCTTTGCACCAAATGACCTTGATCTTCTCAAGTCAATGGCAAAGACCTTTGCAGACAATGCCATTGAAGATGTTGTACTCGATCCGGGAACATTCCCAACAGGAAAAGGTCTTAAGACGACCCTCAACAATTTCCTGAAGATCAGAAGAGCAAGCATCAATGGTGACCGTGATATCGCATTCCCGATCATGGCAGTTCCGTTCACAGCGTGGATGGCACATGATGACGAAGTAAGCGCATCATACTGGGAAACCGTTGTAGCTTCCATATTCACTATCAAGTACGGTGATATCATGATCATGCATAGCATCGAACCTTATGCACTGATGCCACAGTTGCATATACGTGATACGATGTACACTGACCCAAGGAAGCCTGTTACGGTCGATCCTGCAGTCTATGAGATCGGTTCACCAACGGCAGATTCACCCTTGCTTGTAACCACCAACTTCGCACTCACATACTACACAGTTGAGAGTGACCTTTCATCTAATGGTGTGGACTGTTACCTCACAGCTATCGACACTGATGGTATCGGTGTAGAGGCTGCTGTGGCAGGAGGACAGCTTACAGCCGCAAAGATCAAGAAAGGACTTGATGATGCAGGCTTTGATATGGAAAAGCTGACCCATAAGGTCATTGTGCTTCCTGGACTTGCAGCACGTCTGCAGGGCGATGTGGAAGACGAGACCGGTGCAGGAGTAATGATCGGTCCGGCAGATTCAGGCAGGTTGCCTGGCTGGATGGAACAGAACTGGCCACCACAGAAATAA